The Haliotis asinina isolate JCU_RB_2024 chromosome 2, JCU_Hal_asi_v2, whole genome shotgun sequence genomic interval aactctgatttcttGGACTTTTGCGtcgcatttttttttcaactttgtaggTTTGAAGGTTGAAGTGGcaatttgatgatttgttttggtaagtgcatatcGAAAGGTAGCAGAATCTGtgcagttgtgttttatgttgcatgtaacctttaaAAAAATGTCTCCTCCATATCTTTAGCTACACAATTGTGTTTatataaatttgttttttatCTACATTTATCTACATTGTAAAATGTGCCTAGCTTTGATACTCAAATTCAGGTGTACTGCTTTTCTAACTGGTGTTTATGTTGAAGTTTTATGTTAAAGTATTCATTATAAATAtacagttttgttttcaaaacatggGACCATAAATACATCAAGTTTAAGACGTTTTAGTGGTGCTTATGCtcatgaaatatacaaatgCATGTAATGCTGATAGAAATTATGCACAATGAAGAAAAGATTGGGATATCCTGACTGTAGAAATACCAATGAAAACATATTACCTCACTACTGAAACAGTTgaaaaaacagcaacaaaagaccatgaaactgcaacattttCATATCAGCAAACTTTGACCCCTGTTGCACATGTGCATTACGATCCACACTTCTATGAAATTTCCGAGCAACCGCGAATTGCAGTGCATAGAAAAAGTATTCAATATGTCGAATAATTACTGTCATTAGTGTCAGTCTTTTCATATGAATGGAAAGTAAACTAAAGAAGTGTGCACACAtgtatgatgatgataaatgccAAAGAACTCATcacaaataatttgaaaatggagtgtaaattttgttcaagctggAAAATAGCAACATGCAGTCGAAACTTCCTCCCCCATGCACGCATGTGCAAAGGCAAAGTTGTAGGGTGTCAGTTTTTGATGTAGTTTTAGTGTTTTCAAGTTGCCGATTTTACTGTTTCAGTAGCAGgatgttatgtttatgttgttgttttcatgattaatgtgggtttttctgtttttctgcATGGGGGGTGGCGGGGGGAGGGGGGAAGTATTTTTTGGTAGGTCTGCTGATTTCCCTGCAGTTTGATCTGCAAATGTCCTCAAGATACAATGAGGATTCAATGAAATATTGCACTTTGTAAAAATGATGGTACTTTCCCACAATCCctaaaccatattattttccttcATCCCAGCACTGCCTGTAATGcaaaagctctaaatgaagcaagtccagcTTCCTCCGGTTCAGAATCTCTCTTGCACTCCTTGTCAATTTTAGGGTGCTCTTTGTTTCCTTGAGATATTCATGGAAatgaataagggaacacatgaaagtaccaGTGTTCGTCTTTACTTTCCCAGACTTCTTCACAGGTTATGCATTGCACAATAGGGGAAATTATGCAAAATAACTGAAGGAATACTTGTACATCCGTGTGTTTCCTAGTTTGTTTCAATGactatattttcagagactaactAAGCCATGATCTATAACTTCAGTCAGGAACAGGATGGCAGTAGCAATCTCTTGACTGTTGAGCATCATGATTACGTTAATGCAAAAACAAACCAGAATTTTTTATCCTAGGTTAGACACTGTGGGAAGTTTCCACCCACAAGTAAAACCATCTACAAATAGTTTTAATAGTGTCCTAGAAAGGGCATGGGGGAAGTCAGTCACAGATAATATCTCCTTGCCTGGTGACCTGTAGGAAATGCATAAGAGGAGATCATGTGACATCAATGGAAGACGTACAGCTCTGACCTCTTGATAGCATTCGATCTCATTGATAAGGTCATTTCCTGTCATGTCTCTAGCGTGAGGGGTTTTTGTGAGTAAGAATTGAGAATTCTGATGAAATACAGTTTCCTTGAAGTTGTTGGACTTTGGCCACACAGGATATGCGTCTGTATCATGATTACACAGTGGTAGTTTGATAGTTCTTAGCATGAATGTAGTAAAATCTCAGCCTACTTGTGATGACTTATTTATAACTAGAGTCGAAGACATGGAAGGATGTGTGTGGCTAGTAGACACAATGTCTGTAACTACCAGACTCCAGTAAGTTGAACTTAAAACAAATTATGTGAAATGAGGAAATTCAACTTGAAAAGGTCATGTCCAGATTGTTGACTCAAAATTCATCATGTATAATTTCTAAAAGCTTGAAATTACCGAAAAAATACCCAAAAGATATTGGCAGTGTTGACTAAAGAAGTGTAAGGCAGTAGGCACTAGTGGTGGTTCgattaattgagtgagtgagttttatgccacttttagcaatatcacggcggggtacaccagataatgggcttcacacattgtacccatgttgggaatcgaaccactgggactttggcgtgacgagtgaacgctttaaccactaggctaccccactgcccctccgATCAACTGAAATAGTTGAAGATTGGTCACAATGACTAAACAACCAAGCAATTGGTCATGTGCTCATAATAGAACACAAACAATTTGGGAACATTTGTTTgcatgaacaatattttttgctaggttggttttgtctcttgCATTTCATAAGCACTGTGAACGCCTTCAAAGTCGTCATTGAATTTATATTAAAGACTCCTGGAAATTTATAGTCCTAAGATACTAGACATCCTTAGAGATGTGAAATTTGGAAAGAAAGCCTGAAAGAACTACATATGTTTTGTGggtgttttttgtcattttttgtgCATTATCAAAGATAACCATGAAAATTTGATAATTGTGGCTAACCAATTACTTTTGCTGATTGATCGGTTCTTTGAACCAATCATCAAATATGAGATTTTAGCCAATTCCCAAAACAAGTAGGCACATAGTGAACGTTGATACATTCTGTGACCTGTGTTAACCTTGTCACTCAATAACAAAATCTAGAGTACTGCTGGTATGTAGTGTTCGTGTTTAGCATTGTTCAAGTCATCTTGCAGGGTTCACCATGATCTGTCCAGTAGGCAATAATGTATGAAAAAATACACATAGTGTCATGGATAGTAGAGGCTGTTAGATTCTTAAATAGAAATGTAAGGTTTCAGCAATcactaaataaagtaacagtaGTTAATAGATCATTTCTTTTACTTTAAAGGACCCTAGAAATTGATTTTGAGGGTCTTGTGTCCCCAGTTTTATAAGTCAAGGTCTGTATTAAGTATGAGATTTACAATCGTCTCAGTAGCCCTACGATAACATTGTTAAACGGGGCCCTGCACGTTAGTTTCAAAATATGTCTGTTCTCTTCTACATGACATGAGAAATTTAGGGAATGTGGAACGACGTATCGGATATGCAGTCTCGTTCACCATCCTTCCTATTGTCTATATTGGTAGTACAATAGTAAGGAAATTATTCTGCTTTTCAACTGTTCTAGTATGTGAATGCAATAAATTATTTAGTGACTAACTATCGTATTCAACATGTTACTATGGCTGCACAATTAAACCAGTTTACTGGAttgatatgtattgcaatacccTGATCGAAAACCAGTTTGTTGATATGCATTCGGAAAAACTTTGTAACACTCggaaatattcagatatttccATTTTTCACTCCCAAAATCAAGTTATGTTGGTTTGATGTTGTGTTCTTAACTTTTGTTCAAGTGTTTCGCAATGTTTTGGATCAGGATGTTATGAATATTTACTCATTAATGACCAATGACCAGTGATCTCTGTCTAAAAATCTAAAATCCTGGggcttttttttttcagaatggaGAAACTAGTAACCACTGTGTTGATGTTAGATGGTTCTTTTCTTTGTTGCcttcattttgacatgaataAAAGTTTTTATTAAAGTTTAATTAAGCAAAGTgattttgctgtatttttgcTTTATAAATCAAGCATTAACTCAATTATAagtattttttctgaaaaaatattcttgcaatatattGAAATACATACCCCAATGTATGCTTTCGAATggcaatatatcacaatatgaaaGTTCTCTGCAATACCCATCCCTAGATGTTACACACATTACGATTTGATACCGTCATGAAATACATAGGTCTTCTTTTGCAAGCCGTTCACAAACGTTCATTGGTAGCAAATGCATTATTATTTTGTCATCAAAATACATACAGTAAACTCCCCGGATCTCAAACTCCTGAATCTTGATTGTTCTGCACATCTCGAACCTAATCTACAGTCCCAACCTcttcatatatatttatcattttttttgtatttacatcttAAAGTTcgagacacacatacacacgataTCTCGAACTTGAAGTGATGGACGTTGATAATGATATGCCCTTTATTACAGGTATGTGTACATTTTTTTAGGATACGGTCTTTATTTACACATactttatgctttaattatgtATCTTGtgtatgatgattatgatgattacTGCAAAATGAATAACAGAATGAAACTAGagatgttttttgtgttttctacGTTGTCGTATACAGGTTCAGTGTATGTGCAGTAGTATGCACACAATGTGcatatatacaatgtacatgtatttcagtcTTGAATCACACGATATCTCGACCCTGTCTTGATGGACACTTGGGGTTTGAGATACAACGAGTTTACTgtatatcaaaacatttcagtagTTTGGCACtactcattctcttcccacagaggttacttgtcatatcttcctacgaacctctgttctaatacggccatatttcgtggttctcataaaatcccctagcggcaaaaaatggcagcagatttatctctcTTTTTTTCTgcccaatcagaacacgtgttacatcgacttagattcaacttgacaaatgcaagcaatgtggagaaacaaatatgacatgactgagttctgtctagaagaaacatttgagtatcgcgctcaggaagaggttctagttttcacgatgcatccggaaattaccgagatcttgcgaacgatcacttttgaaacaaggtcgctgattgcactactaaatctgattgcctccaatcacgagtcttgaatactcgcaccgcgaaagggtcgtattagaacagaggttacatatgaagatgtgacaagtaaccactgtgggaagagaatgggcaCTACTGTACTAAGGGACAGTTtaatttttatatttacttGAATGGACAGAGAATTCCACTAGACCCAGGTGTCCAGCAATGGTATTTTTCAATCCGTTAGATAGTAGCTTTTCAAAATTCATATTTCAGTCTGTGCTACAAGCGAACCCCTTATTAGGCCTTTTTCCGAAAGTACTCACCAGTCATACTGCTTGAATGTTGCGGAAAGCTAAAgtgtcattttgtcatttgtttgaATTCACTAGTTCTGCATGAATTTGAACATGATTTTCAAGGGTTGATATAACTGGAATCAAATGTACTGATAATAGCAAGATTGACTAGACAAAACAGAATCTTACTAGACTTGGCTTCAGACTAGGCACAAACCTATACTTAAGGATAGGTGGGTCGTTAAAATTTAAACTTGGggtaaataaatgataaatttagGTGTTTTGACAAGAAACGTTTTGGTACAGACTGAAGGTGTTGATACAGTTTGTAAGTTGCCATTTTTAATGTTTCTCCAGTGTGTATGAAATCTTATGTATTTCAGAGTCGTGGCTACCCATCTGTTCGGCCCCAGACTGAGGGTATGAGGCCTGTGGAACTCCCAGCTGGACCTTACGGGATCCCTGATGTCATGGTCCATGGGTAAGGCAAAGAAACTGGACATCACTATGCATTCTCATTGTTCATCAGTTTTTAATGTATTAAAGTAAGAATTGTTTGGATGAAGTTATCATTCAAAATGTCAGGAGTTCTTCCtcaatgtaattttaaattaCCTGAATAAAGCATGATAACAGCGTTTGAGAGAGTGTTTGCCTCTCATGCTAAacatctgggttcgattcccctctcTGTTGTAATATGTCAAACTCATTTCTGTGGTCATATGCATATGTCGGGCATAAATTCTAGTCAGGGTGTAAGTAAAATGTGTGCTGGAGTGTAATGTTAAAACGTTAAAAAATCTAACAATTGCACACAGCGCCTCAACACAGTGTGTTAAGCATAACGTTAGCTACGCCCAACATATGCATACGGCCACTGGTGTCCAACCATATTCAGTCATTCATCTTCATGTTGAAAGTGCAAAACCATTGCCTCTTAAGTCCTATAAGTATAATGTTATTTGTGAACTGAGAGggatttatgtatgtatttcagATTCCAGAGTGGTAAGGCAGCTACAGTGAGCAGACATCCGTTGGAACACACAGAGTCTAACGTGAGTATTTTTGCCATTTCTCTTGGCATGCGTAACTTTCTACAGGAGTCAGCATTCCTTAAAAATGATGTTTGCTTGTTATATGTTGTCTTAGATTCAGAGCTGACATGTATCTCCTGGTTGATACTCAGATATTTTTATGTGGATAATGTTCATTGTATTAATTTTCATGTACCAAGATTCATTTTTAactctttttgtttttttcaactaGAAGATAAAGCATCGTAAGAATGTTCACCATGGTTATCATCTCTATCAAACATGGGCCAAATGGGATACTTTGGcacgttttttttatttctttccatGGCATGTTTATGATGAGAAAATATAATGCCCTTTGAGACTTTGAGTGATAAGGTTTTCTGTAATTACTGTGGTAAGATAGGGATGGTGTAGTCGccatgtgcttaaaacatatgtacataaacACCCAAATGATCTTAGTTTGATTCTCAACATGGCTACAAAGTGTGATGTCAATTACAAGTGTCCCCTCCATGATACCGCTGAAAAATTGTTGAaagcagtatatacacactgTATGGTAAGGCACATTGTGCCTCTTCTGCCTTACATACTTAACGTCGAAAGTTTAGAGTAgacttcaggcaactgttctaaactaaattttgcaaaataatccATACCGTTTAAAAGTACACATGAACTGATCTTtgttaaaacaaatttgtattgttgaaaatattaGTGTTATGAGtttgataaatgataaaaatcagtgatTGGCGAAGTcctaacaaaactttacactaaAAGTAAAAACACAGCTATTCTCGTGCAATTTATATGTCAAAGGTTTGCGTTTAGTTCCCCCAAGTTCATGGAGAAATCAATTTTTTATGTAACCATATAACTATACATAGCAAATGGTGAGTGTTTTAAATGagtttaaacttttgatgggaagtatgTATTGTTTGTATACCTCATATTTCAGTGGGTGGAGAACCAGCGTCAGATGGACATGGCTATGCTGAGGAACATGCAGGGTCTCCATGCCCCACTCCGCCTCCAGATGGAGAGAAATGTCACATCTAGGGTGGGTCATCTTTCCAGCTATTGTGTAATTGTGAAAGCCAGAACTCTGAATGGACAAGTCTGGTGCACCTTTCTTGAAGGACTCTGTTTAAGGGTTTGTGTCATAGGTCAACTCTGATGACCTAGAAGTGACATTTATTACATGTTTAGTCTTACATGTTTTTACATGTTTAGTATTGCTGACATTAGTGCTCAACCTTTTGTGTATTGTGTACCTGTCAGTCACTCATCTCCCCTTGGGGTGGTGGTGttgcctagtggctaaagcattcactcatcataccaaagacccaggtttgattccccacatgggtacaacgtgtgaagcccatttctggtgtccccccactGTGAGATTGCTGTAATAATGCTAAACAGTACTCtctctcttactctctctctctctcactcactctctcactcactcactcactcactcactcactcactcacctccccTTGTCTGTTTGTAGTCATGCATTGAAATTTGCTCTTAGAGGGACTTCCTCAAGAAAATTAATTGTCAATTTCATGTGGATTTCAACAAACCACACGCTTTGTCGAAATCATCTTGTTGGTTTAGATAAAACTAGATGTTGAGCAAAATGTTCCATGCACAAAGATAGTAAATTAGAACTTTCTAATCGCAGAgaagaaaaaatgttgatttttaaATTTCTGAGAATAAATAATGTTGATCTTTTCATAGACAGttctaaaatattaaatgttattGTTCAGACTTAACTAAAATTTAAGCAGTAATGGCGCAAAAATAGGTATCGTGATACGTCTTGAATCAtgacatgggtatcgtgatGCATATCGATTCCTGAGACTTACGTATTGTGACATGTGTTGTCAACCCATTCACTGAGGAAACCACCTTTGACAGCAAGATATATATCAACTTGAAACCGCTGCCTATTGTTAAGTCAGAATGTCTATTTATGGAAGATCGTTTTTTCGGGAGGGATCCTTTAGTGTTCACAACAGGTGTTTTAAAGAGGGAACCCACAGTCTGTAAGAGGCAACACAATTATGGAACTGAGTGTTTAGAAAGGCAACTGAGTGTGGATACTGACACCCTGTCTGAACACTAGTTAGCTGTTGTGGTGTAATATTGACAGACAGGAGACGTGAGTATGAGTCTGTGCCAGAGCACTTCACCCCCTTGTTCAAATTAGATTTTACTCTTTAAAGATGTCTGTCTTACGCTGACTTTGATTAATGAAAATCCTTTGCAAGACCCTGACTTCTTGACTACTGGCCTAAGTTAcagactgtttactcaccggtgtgaaaaatattcagtttattGTATGATTTCAGTTTCAGCGTCTGCCATGTCTGAACAGCTCGAACCTGCTGGAAGATACGCTGACAGGGAGAGATGATCTTATTGACTTTGGTGACGTTCTTAATAGTAAGTATACAGCTCTATGTTTCATTAGTGGAAGAATATTAGAGATTGCAAATGTATTCTGAATAGCGATACAAGAATTAGCTGTATTAGTTTTATTgcattaaaaatacatgtttgtCATATTTGGATCAAAATTCTTTTGAGAAACCTTAAAGGTATGCGTGGGGATTGTGATTTGAATGCAGTGATAATGATATATGGAAAGTTTGATCACTAAACTAAATGAGGGGGAGCATGGAACCTACTTTAGTTAGATCTTATGGTGATATTTACAATACAAGAAATAGAATCTGGGTAATTTCTGCTAGTCTTATAGACACTCAATAGTTTTTGACTTTGTAGTTGAGTAGAGGATGATTGGAAGTTTCTACACTACTTCATTCTCATTTCTATGACAGTGCAGTATTTTGTGCCACATTTTGTCTTGTCATGATCTGATTTAAATACTGCATATGCGTTTGTAACATTACAACCTATTGTAACACTGTAGGTTATCACAGACTTACAAATGTGGCACTACAGACATTGTGTGGATTGGCTCCCAGGTTTCACTGGCTATGTACTTTAGGTAGAGTAATATTCGGAGGTATGATTCATGAAATGTGTTGTCATTTCAGACCCAAATGAGGCTGAGGTCGTAGGTCAGCCACACGTGTTGATGGAGAAGCGCCTGAAGCTACTCTAGTTCCTGTTGTACATCATGATTTTGCCTTGTCATCTGTCACACTTGTATGTACTGAATAAACAATCACCATAAAATACCCATTGTTT includes:
- the LOC137272939 gene encoding proteasome maturation protein-like, with protein sequence MSRGYPSVRPQTEGMRPVELPAGPYGIPDVMVHGFQSGKAATVSRHPLEHTESNWVENQRQMDMAMLRNMQGLHAPLRLQMERNVTSRFQRLPCLNSSNLLEDTLTGRDDLIDFGDVLNNPNEAEVVGQPHVLMEKRLKLL